The Kaustia mangrovi genome has a segment encoding these proteins:
- a CDS encoding ABC transporter permease: protein MARRGAAVPYYLSLPALALFFALLIVPLGMTFLLSFYRFGFYTGIEPAFDLANYIDVLTDGYFHEIFGRTFAIALVTTAIAALIGTPEAYILYRMKARWRSLVLLAILGPLLISVVVRTLGWAILLGNRGVINEALMRLGLIETPIKMMYTSGGIVIALVHVFVPFMVIAVWAALHRQDPATERAAASLGASQLTIFFRIVLPQAMPGVLSGSLIVFSLAASAFATPAILGGRRVKVVSTTVYDEFLNTLNWPLGAAIAMLLLVAVMAIIVSYNRFVERRYAQVFG, encoded by the coding sequence ATGGCTAGGCGCGGCGCGGCGGTCCCCTACTATCTCAGCCTGCCGGCGCTCGCGCTGTTCTTCGCGCTTCTCATCGTGCCGCTGGGAATGACGTTCCTGTTGAGCTTCTACAGGTTCGGCTTCTATACAGGCATTGAGCCGGCCTTCGATCTCGCCAACTATATCGACGTGCTCACCGACGGCTATTTCCACGAGATCTTTGGGCGCACCTTCGCCATCGCGCTGGTGACGACGGCGATCGCCGCCCTGATCGGCACGCCGGAGGCCTATATCCTCTATCGCATGAAGGCGCGCTGGCGCTCTCTCGTCCTGCTTGCGATCCTCGGGCCGCTCCTGATCTCGGTCGTGGTGCGCACGCTCGGCTGGGCGATCCTGCTCGGCAATCGCGGTGTCATCAACGAGGCGCTCATGCGGCTCGGACTGATCGAGACGCCGATCAAGATGATGTATACGAGCGGCGGCATCGTGATCGCGCTCGTCCATGTCTTCGTGCCCTTCATGGTCATCGCGGTGTGGGCGGCGCTCCACCGGCAGGACCCGGCGACGGAGCGGGCGGCGGCCTCGCTCGGCGCGAGCCAGCTCACCATCTTCTTCCGCATTGTCCTGCCGCAGGCCATGCCGGGGGTGCTGTCGGGTTCGCTGATCGTCTTCTCGCTGGCGGCAAGCGCCTTCGCCACGCCGGCCATTCTCGGCGGCCGGCGCGTGAAGGTCGTCTCCACCACCGTCTATGACGAGTTCCTCAACACGCTCAACTGGCCGCTCGGCGCGGCCATCGCCATGCTGCTGCTCGTCGCGGTGATGGCGATCATCGTCTCCTACAACCGCTTCGTGGAGCGGCGTTACGCGCAGGTATTCGGATGA
- a CDS encoding ABC transporter ATP-binding protein, with translation MAFLELQRLSKRFGDVVAVDGLDLSVEQGEFVSLLGPSGCGKTTTLQMIAGFEDPTGGEIRIAGRDMANVRANRRGIGIVFQSYALFPHMTVEQNVGFGLEMRKVPAGERAGRVAEALELVRLGGLAGRYPRALSGGQQQRVALARALVIKPDLLLLDEPLSNLDAKLREEMQIELRNIQQSTGVTTVLVTHDQTEAMALSDRIAVMHRGHIVQISTPFEAYEFPKSDFVSTFLGKTNLVAAAVEGRDGDMLRLRAGDVALKAPAGEGAEGDRVLLSIRPEKIRFADPAEAVIRGHVKTGVFLGNQWLFQIDSPLGELLVVHQNAGRAEARAGEEVGLAWEGDQVRVLSGDDHG, from the coding sequence ATGGCCTTTCTCGAGCTTCAACGTCTGAGCAAGCGGTTCGGCGACGTGGTGGCGGTGGACGGGCTCGACCTCTCGGTCGAGCAGGGCGAGTTCGTCTCGCTTCTCGGCCCCTCCGGCTGCGGCAAGACCACGACATTGCAGATGATCGCCGGTTTCGAGGACCCGACCGGCGGGGAGATCCGCATCGCCGGGCGCGACATGGCCAATGTCCGCGCCAACCGGCGCGGCATCGGCATCGTGTTCCAGAGCTACGCCCTGTTCCCCCATATGACGGTGGAGCAGAATGTCGGCTTCGGGCTGGAGATGCGCAAGGTGCCGGCCGGCGAGCGTGCGGGCCGCGTGGCCGAGGCGCTGGAGCTCGTCCGCCTCGGCGGTCTCGCCGGGCGCTATCCCCGCGCGCTGTCCGGCGGCCAGCAGCAGCGCGTGGCGCTTGCAAGGGCGCTGGTCATCAAGCCCGACCTCCTGCTGCTCGACGAGCCGCTCTCCAATCTCGACGCCAAGCTGCGCGAGGAGATGCAGATCGAGCTGCGCAACATCCAGCAGTCGACCGGCGTCACCACGGTCCTCGTCACCCACGACCAGACCGAGGCCATGGCCCTGAGCGACCGCATCGCGGTCATGCATCGCGGCCACATCGTGCAGATTTCCACGCCCTTCGAGGCCTATGAGTTCCCGAAGAGCGACTTCGTGTCGACCTTCCTCGGCAAGACCAATCTCGTGGCGGCGGCAGTGGAGGGCCGCGACGGCGACATGCTCCGCCTGCGGGCCGGCGATGTCGCGCTGAAGGCGCCCGCGGGAGAGGGGGCGGAGGGCGACCGCGTTCTCCTGTCCATCAGGCCGGAGAAGATCCGGTTCGCCGATCCCGCAGAGGCAGTGATCCGGGGCCATGTGAAGACCGGCGTCTTCCTCGGCAACCAGTGGCTCTTCCAGATCGACAGCCCGCTCGGCGAGCTCCTCGTCGTGCACCAGAATGCCGGCCGGGCGGAGGCGCGGGCCGGAGAGGAGGTGGGGCTCGCCTGGGAGGGCGATCAGGTGCGTGTGCTCTCGGGGGACGACCATGGCTAG
- a CDS encoding ABC transporter substrate-binding protein has protein sequence MRMKLMLAAAGLAALAHAAPATAQDKTVVLGGYGGSFERLMKEVVIPPFEKEHGVTVQFVPGNSTENLARLQAQKGNQEMDVVFLDDGPMYQAVALGFCGPIEDTPALADIYDIARMGTDKAIGAGFVATGFAYNAEMFKEKGWEPPKSWMDLADPKYSQLLSIPPITNTYGLHTLVMMARLNGGSETDIEPGFAAMKEKVAPNVLVFEPSSGKMSELFQSGEIALSIWGSGRVKSLADTGFPAVFGYPEEGAVALMVGICPIVDSNVSEEAQAFIEYVLSPDVQAKLAETMGFGPTNKKTELPKELGDSLPYGPEKVGNLVAVDWNVINPKREEWTQRWSREVER, from the coding sequence ATGCGCATGAAGCTCATGCTTGCGGCCGCGGGCCTTGCCGCGCTCGCACATGCCGCGCCGGCAACGGCTCAGGACAAGACGGTCGTGCTCGGCGGATATGGCGGCTCCTTCGAGCGGCTGATGAAGGAGGTCGTCATTCCTCCGTTCGAGAAGGAGCACGGCGTCACGGTGCAGTTCGTGCCGGGCAACTCGACGGAGAACCTGGCGCGCCTTCAGGCGCAGAAGGGCAATCAGGAGATGGATGTCGTCTTCCTCGACGACGGACCCATGTACCAGGCGGTGGCGCTGGGCTTCTGCGGCCCCATCGAGGATACGCCGGCGCTCGCCGACATCTACGACATCGCCCGCATGGGCACCGACAAGGCGATCGGGGCGGGCTTCGTCGCGACGGGCTTCGCCTACAATGCGGAGATGTTCAAGGAGAAGGGCTGGGAACCGCCGAAATCCTGGATGGATCTCGCCGACCCGAAATACAGCCAGCTCCTGTCCATCCCGCCGATCACCAACACATACGGCCTCCACACGCTGGTGATGATGGCGCGGCTGAATGGCGGCAGCGAGACCGATATCGAGCCGGGCTTTGCGGCGATGAAGGAAAAGGTCGCCCCCAACGTCCTGGTGTTCGAGCCGTCCTCGGGCAAGATGTCGGAGCTGTTCCAATCGGGCGAGATCGCGCTGTCGATCTGGGGCAGCGGGCGTGTGAAGTCGCTCGCCGACACCGGCTTCCCGGCCGTCTTCGGCTATCCGGAGGAAGGCGCGGTGGCGCTCATGGTCGGCATCTGCCCGATCGTCGACAGCAACGTGTCCGAGGAGGCCCAGGCCTTCATCGAATATGTGCTCTCGCCCGACGTCCAGGCCAAGCTCGCCGAGACCATGGGCTTCGGACCCACCAACAAGAAGACCGAGCTGCCGAAGGAGCTGGGCGACAGCCTGCCCTACGGTCCGGAGAAGGTCGGCAATCTGGTCGCGGTCGACTGGAACGTGATCAACCCCAAGCGCGAGGAATGGACCCAGCGCTGGAGCCGCGAGGTCGAACGCTGA
- a CDS encoding LysR substrate-binding domain-containing protein: MNLRQIEAFRRVLETGSVTRAAEALSISQPAVSKLLATLERTCGFALFHRTGGRLTPTREARLLAHEVERLFQDTERLDNIAQAIRDRRWGQLKVAGFPALSWRFLPRVLSPLLAERPDVHLALQSRTSPRIVELAIAQQIDVGFSLLPVDHPLVDCEKLCEFELVCALPKGHDLTRRRVIRPRDLTDVPFISLGREDRSRFIVDEAFHGRARRTHMQIEAQMAETACSFVASGLGVALVPPFAAEAFRSDGVEARRFTPSIRMAAWQLLPNSTPPAMITLEICDRLREAFRPYRVGRDGA; this comes from the coding sequence ATGAACCTGCGTCAGATCGAGGCGTTCCGCCGGGTTCTCGAGACCGGATCGGTCACCCGTGCCGCCGAGGCGCTGTCGATTTCCCAGCCGGCGGTCAGCAAGCTTCTGGCGACGCTGGAGCGCACATGCGGCTTCGCCCTGTTCCACCGCACGGGCGGACGGCTGACGCCGACGCGCGAGGCGCGCCTGCTCGCCCATGAGGTCGAACGGCTGTTCCAGGACACCGAGCGCCTCGACAATATCGCCCAGGCGATCCGCGACCGCCGCTGGGGGCAGCTCAAGGTCGCCGGTTTCCCGGCGCTCTCATGGCGCTTCCTGCCACGCGTCCTGTCTCCGCTCCTGGCCGAACGGCCCGACGTGCACCTCGCGCTCCAGAGCCGGACATCGCCACGGATCGTGGAGCTCGCCATCGCCCAGCAGATCGATGTCGGCTTCAGTCTGTTGCCTGTCGACCATCCGTTGGTCGATTGCGAGAAACTGTGCGAGTTCGAGCTCGTCTGTGCCCTGCCCAAGGGCCACGACCTCACGCGCCGCCGGGTCATCCGCCCGCGCGACCTGACCGACGTGCCCTTCATCTCCCTCGGCCGCGAGGACCGGTCGCGCTTCATCGTCGACGAGGCTTTCCATGGCCGCGCCCGGCGCACCCATATGCAGATCGAGGCGCAGATGGCGGAAACCGCATGCAGCTTCGTCGCCAGCGGTCTCGGCGTGGCGCTCGTCCCGCCCTTCGCGGCGGAGGCCTTCAGGTCCGACGGCGTGGAGGCCAGACGCTTCACGCCGTCGATCCGCATGGCCGCCTGGCAGCTCCTGCCGAACAGCACGCCGCCGGCCATGATCACCCTGGAGATCTGCGACCGGCTCCGCGAGGCCTTCAGGCCCTACCGGGTCGGCCGCGACGGCGCGTGA
- a CDS encoding c-type cytochrome, whose protein sequence is MANPPAAIASALAMLAALGALAATGAAAADRGDPRRGAELYRGCIPCHALTPGTHLTGPSLAGLWGRPAGRVEGFTRYSGALDTAGLTWDGPTLDAWIADPAGLVESTSMTFSGLADESARRDLIAFLEIAMAPGGATAVVERDLIPTEFVRGRQPAPLTPTPADAQVAAIRHCGDNYWITTADGTTTPHWEMNVRLKIDTSPAGPEPGQPALIRSGSLGDRISVVFSSVGELKSVLREEC, encoded by the coding sequence ATGGCCAATCCCCCTGCCGCCATCGCATCCGCCCTTGCCATGCTCGCCGCGCTTGGCGCTCTCGCCGCGACCGGTGCCGCGGCCGCAGACCGGGGCGATCCCCGGCGTGGTGCGGAGCTTTACCGGGGCTGTATTCCCTGCCACGCGCTCACGCCGGGCACGCATCTGACCGGCCCGAGCCTCGCCGGCCTTTGGGGCCGGCCCGCCGGACGCGTGGAGGGGTTCACCCGCTATTCCGGCGCGCTGGACACCGCTGGGCTCACATGGGACGGCCCCACGCTCGACGCCTGGATCGCGGATCCGGCGGGCCTCGTGGAAAGCACCTCCATGACCTTTTCGGGGCTTGCCGACGAGAGCGCCCGCCGGGACCTCATCGCCTTCCTGGAGATCGCCATGGCGCCCGGCGGTGCCACGGCCGTCGTCGAGCGGGACCTCATCCCGACAGAGTTCGTCCGCGGCCGCCAGCCCGCCCCGCTGACGCCGACGCCGGCCGACGCGCAAGTCGCGGCGATCCGCCATTGCGGCGACAATTACTGGATCACGACAGCGGACGGCACGACCACCCCTCACTGGGAGATGAATGTCCGCCTCAAGATCGACACGAGCCCCGCAGGACCGGAGCCCGGCCAGCCGGCGCTCATCCGATCCGGCTCGCTCGGCGACCGCATCTCGGTCGTCTTTTCCAGTGTCGGCGAGCTCAAGAGCGTCCTGAGGGAGGAATGCTGA
- a CDS encoding OmpA family protein, protein MRTILVVLVLLLAGIANATAGDIQGSADHPLIPRYEGSEIVKYDTEAFTDYRLLVAPAKAYGGLEKNLDSTLALEGALTRITYRAPADRSALEVFRNYETALAEAGFDTVFSCEKEGCGGRNFNHAASPKSAYTAFGEYYADQRYLAARLARPEGDVYAALYVVMNKAGGGPNKNRAMIQLDVIEMEPMEQRMTVVEAGEMERDLAAQGRVAVYGILFDFDKDTIRPESKAQLQEIARLLKESPDLQVFIVGHTDGKGGYEYNLDLSERRARAVVKALGAEYGVAAERLTPVGVGMVAPVATNRTEDGRARNRRVEIVERMAR, encoded by the coding sequence ATGCGCACCATCCTTGTCGTCCTCGTCCTGCTCCTCGCCGGGATTGCCAATGCCACCGCCGGCGATATCCAGGGCAGCGCGGACCATCCGCTGATCCCGCGCTATGAGGGGTCCGAGATCGTCAAGTACGACACCGAGGCCTTCACCGATTACCGGCTGCTCGTCGCGCCGGCGAAGGCCTATGGCGGGTTGGAGAAGAACCTCGACTCGACGCTCGCGCTGGAGGGCGCGCTGACCCGCATCACCTATCGCGCGCCGGCGGACCGCTCTGCCCTCGAGGTGTTCCGCAATTACGAGACGGCGCTCGCCGAAGCCGGGTTCGATACGGTCTTCTCCTGCGAGAAGGAAGGCTGCGGCGGGCGCAATTTCAACCACGCCGCCTCGCCCAAGAGCGCCTATACGGCGTTCGGCGAGTATTATGCCGACCAGCGCTATCTGGCCGCCCGGCTCGCGCGCCCGGAGGGCGACGTCTATGCCGCGCTCTATGTGGTGATGAACAAGGCGGGCGGCGGGCCCAACAAGAACCGCGCCATGATCCAGCTCGACGTGATCGAGATGGAACCCATGGAGCAGCGCATGACGGTGGTGGAGGCCGGCGAGATGGAGCGCGATCTCGCCGCGCAGGGCCGCGTGGCGGTCTATGGCATCCTCTTCGATTTCGACAAGGACACGATCAGGCCGGAGTCCAAAGCCCAGCTCCAGGAGATCGCGAGACTCCTGAAGGAGAGCCCCGACCTCCAGGTCTTCATCGTCGGCCATACCGACGGCAAGGGCGGTTACGAGTACAATCTCGACCTCTCCGAGCGCCGGGCGCGCGCCGTTGTCAAGGCGCTCGGCGCCGAGTACGGCGTTGCCGCGGAGCGGCTGACACCCGTCGGCGTCGGCATGGTCGCGCCGGTCGCGACCAATCGCACGGAGGACGGCCGGGCGCGCAATCGCCGGGTGGAGATCGTGGAGCGTATGGCGCGCTGA
- a CDS encoding amidase: MTSPCDLTATEARALIGAKRLSPVELTESCIARAEAVDHAINAFAARDFDRALKTARQQEEAVMGGEPLGVLHGLPLGVKDMVETAGLRTTYGSLAYKDNVPENDERLTAVLREAGANVLAKTNNPEWSAGANTRNAVYGATGNPFDPSRSAAGSSGGSAAALACGMVPIATGSDTGGSLRNPAAYCGVVGFRPTPGLIPSERRGMAWLQLATLGPMARTVADAGLLLSVMMGEDSRDPLSGIAAGEMPEDYATPATLDLSSLRVALTPDFGFTPTESIVRDAFGEKTGLFRSAFAVADDTHPDCEGADEAFEVLRAVGFLGPHRRLLEENPELVGPNVRANVEEGLTYSAADVARGLELQTAMYRRWQGFFEEYDIILSPAVTVSPRSWRELYPKEIDGQPTRTYFHWLALAYASTLPGHPSLSLPVGVDSQGMPFGLQIVGRRGGDAEVLAVAAALEAHLAGDARTARPAPDLAALEAAPALSTYEGFMSFD, encoded by the coding sequence GTGACATCTCCCTGCGATCTCACCGCCACCGAAGCCCGCGCCCTGATCGGGGCGAAGCGCCTCTCCCCCGTCGAGCTCACCGAAAGCTGCATCGCCCGGGCCGAGGCCGTCGACCACGCCATCAACGCGTTCGCCGCACGCGATTTCGACCGCGCGCTCAAGACGGCGCGCCAGCAGGAGGAGGCCGTCATGGGCGGCGAGCCGCTCGGGGTCCTCCACGGCCTGCCGCTCGGCGTGAAGGACATGGTCGAGACGGCGGGCCTGCGCACGACCTATGGCAGTCTCGCCTACAAGGACAATGTGCCCGAAAACGACGAACGCCTCACCGCCGTGCTGCGCGAGGCGGGCGCCAATGTGCTGGCGAAGACGAACAATCCGGAATGGAGCGCGGGCGCCAATACGCGCAATGCCGTCTATGGCGCGACCGGCAATCCGTTCGATCCGTCGCGCTCGGCGGCCGGCTCCTCCGGCGGATCGGCGGCCGCGCTCGCCTGCGGCATGGTGCCCATCGCGACAGGGTCGGACACGGGCGGCTCGCTGCGCAATCCGGCGGCCTATTGCGGCGTGGTCGGCTTCCGGCCGACGCCGGGGCTCATCCCGTCGGAGCGTCGCGGCATGGCGTGGCTGCAGCTTGCGACCCTCGGCCCCATGGCGCGTACGGTGGCCGATGCGGGGCTCCTGCTCTCCGTCATGATGGGCGAGGACAGCCGCGATCCGCTCTCGGGGATCGCCGCTGGCGAGATGCCGGAGGACTACGCCACGCCGGCCACCCTCGATCTCTCGTCGCTGCGGGTCGCGCTGACGCCCGATTTCGGCTTCACGCCGACGGAGAGCATCGTGCGCGATGCCTTCGGCGAGAAGACCGGCCTCTTCCGGTCCGCCTTCGCTGTGGCCGACGATACCCACCCCGATTGCGAGGGCGCGGACGAGGCCTTCGAGGTGCTGCGCGCGGTGGGCTTCCTCGGGCCCCACAGGCGTCTCCTGGAGGAGAACCCGGAACTCGTGGGCCCCAATGTCCGGGCCAATGTGGAGGAGGGGCTCACCTATTCCGCCGCCGATGTGGCGCGCGGGCTGGAGCTGCAGACGGCCATGTACCGCCGCTGGCAGGGCTTCTTCGAGGAGTACGACATCATCCTGTCGCCGGCGGTGACGGTGAGCCCGCGCTCCTGGCGCGAGCTCTATCCGAAGGAAATCGACGGCCAGCCGACGCGAACCTATTTCCACTGGCTGGCGCTCGCCTACGCCTCCACGCTGCCGGGCCATCCCTCGCTCTCGCTGCCAGTCGGCGTGGACAGCCAGGGCATGCCGTTCGGTCTCCAGATCGTCGGCCGGCGCGGCGGGGATGCGGAGGTCCTCGCGGTGGCCGCCGCGCTGGAGGCCCATCTGGCCGGCGATGCCCGCACCGCCAGACCGGCGCCCGATCTCGCCGCGCTGGAGGCTGCGCCCGCCCTGTCGACCTATGAAGGCTTCATGTCCTTCGATTGA
- a CDS encoding TetR/AcrR family transcriptional regulator, which yields MAGLRERQKADRHRRILEAAAALFRRSGYRHVKMEAIATAAGVSIGTIYNYYRNKGDLLVAIVSMEVHDVLAAGEEIVARPPRDAGRAVHDLISIYLEHSLVYLSKEMWRHAMAISTQQPDTPSGETYTELDGRLADQVCALIARLKALGAVREETDERAVGELIFNNTNMMFIQFVKDEAMPVSALLDRIGRQNAPLIGLIGTPAHG from the coding sequence ATGGCCGGCTTGCGGGAGAGACAGAAGGCGGATCGCCACCGGCGCATCCTGGAGGCGGCGGCGGCGCTGTTCCGCCGCTCCGGCTATCGGCACGTCAAGATGGAGGCGATCGCGACGGCGGCCGGGGTCTCCATCGGCACGATCTACAATTACTACCGCAACAAGGGGGACCTCCTCGTCGCCATCGTCTCCATGGAGGTCCACGACGTGCTCGCCGCCGGCGAGGAGATCGTGGCGCGGCCGCCGCGCGATGCCGGCCGGGCGGTCCACGACCTGATCTCGATCTATCTGGAGCATTCGCTGGTCTATCTGTCGAAGGAGATGTGGCGCCATGCCATGGCGATCTCCACCCAGCAGCCGGACACGCCCTCGGGCGAGACCTATACGGAGCTCGACGGGCGGCTGGCCGACCAGGTCTGCGCGCTCATCGCACGCCTGAAGGCGCTCGGCGCGGTGCGCGAGGAGACCGACGAGCGCGCCGTGGGCGAGCTGATCTTCAACAACACCAACATGATGTTCATCCAGTTCGTGAAGGACGAGGCGATGCCCGTCTCGGCGCTGCTGGACCGGATCGGACGCCAGAACGCGCCGCTGATCGGGCTGATCGGAACGCCCGCCCACGGGTGA
- a CDS encoding polyamine ABC transporter substrate-binding protein, translated as MLSTIVNSPICRRVSRAAVLVAALSATALSPGVARADSLNALVWCDHADPALLEPFEEANDVTVNIKEYEGTGAGLAIVEQSQPGDWDVMVIDSIDVRRGVEAGLFAPLPEDALPMDDLFPEVRLDRFTTADGKRYGITEKFGYNTIGFNRNMVDVADMQTLKSLSDPKYKGRIAIYDYYLPVIGMAALAAGKKTADLTADDLPAIKDVLLDWKANSRLVGEVTASQTALATGEVDILVGGGEWVTAGLAKENPALDFSIPKEGGILWSQSLAMFADSEKKDLALKLIQYIMSPEGQARLATSSCYWGMPANSKAALTDQQKAVLRFDEQPDFLKRAQLYPAPDAALDKQMQDVWTDMLQAQ; from the coding sequence ATGCTGTCCACCATCGTCAATTCACCCATCTGCCGGCGCGTCTCGCGCGCCGCCGTGCTCGTTGCCGCCCTGTCCGCGACGGCGCTGTCGCCGGGCGTCGCCCGTGCGGACTCGCTCAATGCCCTGGTCTGGTGCGACCATGCCGACCCGGCGCTTCTCGAGCCGTTCGAGGAGGCCAACGACGTCACCGTCAATATCAAGGAATATGAGGGCACCGGCGCCGGCCTCGCGATCGTCGAGCAGTCGCAGCCGGGCGACTGGGACGTGATGGTGATCGACTCCATCGACGTACGCCGCGGCGTGGAGGCGGGCCTGTTCGCACCCCTTCCCGAGGACGCGCTGCCCATGGACGACCTGTTCCCGGAGGTCCGCCTCGACCGGTTCACCACCGCCGACGGCAAGCGCTACGGCATCACGGAGAAGTTCGGCTACAACACCATCGGCTTCAACCGGAATATGGTCGATGTCGCGGACATGCAGACGCTCAAGTCCCTGTCCGACCCGAAATACAAGGGCCGCATCGCGATCTACGACTACTATCTGCCGGTGATCGGCATGGCCGCGCTCGCCGCCGGCAAGAAGACCGCCGACCTCACCGCCGACGACCTGCCCGCCATCAAGGACGTGCTGCTCGACTGGAAGGCCAATTCCCGCCTCGTCGGCGAGGTCACGGCCAGCCAGACGGCACTCGCCACCGGCGAGGTCGACATCCTCGTCGGCGGCGGCGAATGGGTGACGGCGGGCCTTGCCAAGGAGAACCCCGCACTCGACTTCTCCATCCCGAAGGAGGGCGGCATTCTCTGGTCGCAGTCGCTCGCCATGTTCGCCGACAGCGAGAAGAAGGACCTCGCGCTCAAGCTCATCCAGTACATCATGAGCCCGGAGGGCCAGGCGCGGCTTGCCACCTCGTCGTGCTACTGGGGGATGCCCGCCAACAGCAAGGCCGCCCTCACCGACCAGCAGAAGGCGGTACTGCGCTTCGACGAACAGCCGGACTTCCTGAAGCGTGCCCAGCTCTATCCGGCCCCCGACGCCGCGCTCGACAAGCAGATGCAGGACGTCTGGACGGACATGCTGCAGGCGCAGTGA
- a CDS encoding ABC transporter permease, with translation MTSRRMIERWRPWAYVGPALVWTVAFFILPFLVMAWVSLTVHGTGETLSAANYAQFVHNESYWRALVNSLEVTAIVTAVSILLAYPFAWFLAEIVPERWQRLGLMLAVLPFWTSYVVRSYSWLLVLAENGVVNNALTGIGLLSDPVQMANTRFATVTGFVHFFVMLLTLTIFANLKQLSPSYRKAAADLGANGVQIFRHVILPLTLPGIMVGAFLTFVLAIGDYITPQILGGNNELLMPQLIMMQIGRRGDFPLASALALILMAVVTLAYFACARWLRIERA, from the coding sequence ATGACATCCCGACGCATGATCGAGCGATGGCGCCCCTGGGCCTATGTCGGCCCGGCGCTCGTCTGGACGGTGGCGTTCTTCATCCTGCCGTTCCTCGTAATGGCCTGGGTGAGCCTCACCGTCCACGGCACCGGCGAAACGCTGAGCGCCGCCAACTACGCGCAGTTCGTGCACAATGAGAGCTACTGGCGCGCGCTCGTCAACTCGCTGGAGGTGACGGCCATCGTCACCGCCGTCTCCATCCTGCTCGCCTATCCCTTCGCGTGGTTCCTCGCCGAGATCGTGCCGGAGCGCTGGCAGCGCCTCGGGCTGATGCTCGCCGTGCTGCCCTTCTGGACGTCCTATGTGGTGCGCTCCTATAGCTGGCTCCTGGTGCTCGCGGAGAACGGCGTCGTCAACAACGCGCTCACCGGCATCGGCCTGCTGTCCGACCCCGTCCAGATGGCGAATACGCGGTTTGCGACCGTCACGGGCTTCGTCCACTTCTTCGTGATGCTCTTGACGCTCACCATCTTCGCCAATCTGAAGCAGCTCTCGCCGAGCTACCGGAAGGCGGCCGCCGACCTCGGTGCGAACGGGGTCCAGATCTTCCGCCATGTGATCCTGCCGCTCACCCTTCCGGGCATCATGGTCGGCGCCTTCCTCACCTTCGTTCTGGCCATCGGCGACTACATCACCCCGCAGATCCTCGGCGGCAACAACGAGCTCTTGATGCCCCAGCTCATCATGATGCAGATCGGTCGGCGCGGCGATTTCCCGCTCGCCTCCGCGCTCGCGCTGATCCTGATGGCTGTGGTGACGCTCGCCTATTTCGCCTGCGCCCGCTGGCTCCGGATCGAGAGGGCATGA